The proteins below are encoded in one region of Halalkalicoccus jeotgali B3:
- a CDS encoding arsenate reductase/protein-tyrosine-phosphatase family protein: MIRSYIRQGRTRLGIERRRLAFRTGSESRPVDPARIRRALDPDSHLLFCCTGNICRSPLAERYLRERADSGGLTADSAGLLDRAGRPSPDLAVAAAAEYGVDLSEHRSRPVSRERIDSSDLVFVMDARNYHAFAGRFEDALSKTYLLKPVLERDDEHGDVEIEDPHRTDAETFRRVFGEVVDAVEELLRVAGS, encoded by the coding sequence ATGATCCGTTCGTACATCCGACAGGGCCGAACTCGACTGGGAATCGAACGCCGCAGGCTGGCGTTCCGAACCGGCAGCGAGTCCCGCCCGGTCGATCCGGCGCGGATCCGGCGGGCGCTCGATCCCGACAGCCACCTGCTGTTTTGTTGTACGGGTAACATCTGCCGGAGCCCGCTGGCTGAACGATACCTCCGTGAACGAGCCGACAGCGGAGGACTGACAGCCGACTCGGCGGGCCTCCTCGACCGGGCGGGACGCCCCAGCCCCGACCTCGCGGTGGCCGCCGCCGCCGAGTACGGGGTCGACCTCTCGGAGCACCGCTCGCGGCCCGTCTCGCGCGAGCGCATCGACAGCAGCGACCTCGTGTTCGTCATGGACGCGCGCAACTACCACGCCTTCGCCGGGCGCTTCGAGGACGCGCTCTCGAAGACCTACCTCCTCAAGCCCGTCCTCGAACGCGACGACGAGCACGGCGACGTCGAGATCGAGGACCCCCACCGCACCGACGCCGAGACGTTCCGGCGGGTGTTCGGCGAGGTTGTCGACGCGGTCGAGGAACTGCTCCGGGTGGCCGGGTCGTGA
- a CDS encoding carboxylate--amine ligase, whose amino-acid sequence MSVVVPGIDTPSSTAVVRSLGRRGIGVIVAEHGESPAGASKYCDLRITVPSPHEDYEGYAEALLALARCPETETVVPLRETDVYALSTRRGEFSPHVATPWPDRTTVKMAQDRLRLFEVARAAGLRVPQTDRIEEYDGWDVPTVIKPRYSVLETEGRLVEPSVRLLSRGSEPDREALCTAMGHAPLVQAYVPGTEELGFFALFDHGRPLATFQHRRRRSYHYTGGASVYREAIDDPAVESAGLALLRALGWHGPAMVEFKRDARDGELVLMEVNPRFWGSLALSIHAGVDFPYHYYRLATDDPIERAPSYETGVASHVLHGELVYLMSLLGQVDSPGERPPLGSELVAVARSLASQPNFDYCSLDDPRPFLVDLNHTARTMLERVRRS is encoded by the coding sequence GTGAGCGTCGTCGTCCCGGGCATCGACACCCCGAGCAGCACGGCGGTCGTACGCTCGCTGGGCCGTCGAGGGATCGGGGTCATCGTCGCCGAACACGGCGAGTCCCCGGCGGGCGCCTCGAAGTACTGCGACCTCCGGATCACCGTCCCGTCGCCCCACGAGGACTACGAGGGCTACGCCGAGGCGCTGCTCGCGCTCGCGAGGTGCCCCGAGACGGAGACGGTCGTCCCGCTCCGCGAGACCGACGTCTACGCGCTCTCGACCCGGCGCGGGGAGTTCTCCCCGCACGTCGCGACGCCGTGGCCCGACCGCACGACGGTCAAAATGGCCCAAGACCGCCTCCGGCTGTTCGAGGTCGCGCGGGCGGCCGGCCTCCGCGTCCCCCAAACCGACCGCATCGAGGAGTACGACGGGTGGGACGTCCCGACCGTGATCAAGCCTCGCTACTCGGTCCTCGAAACCGAGGGACGACTGGTCGAGCCGTCGGTGCGCCTCCTCTCCCGTGGCTCCGAACCCGACCGCGAGGCGCTGTGTACGGCGATGGGTCACGCCCCGCTCGTCCAGGCGTACGTCCCCGGCACCGAGGAGCTGGGTTTTTTCGCCCTGTTCGATCACGGACGGCCGCTCGCGACCTTCCAACACCGCCGCCGGCGCAGCTACCACTACACCGGCGGCGCGAGCGTCTACCGGGAGGCCATCGATGACCCCGCGGTCGAATCGGCAGGGTTGGCGCTGCTCCGTGCGCTCGGGTGGCACGGGCCCGCGATGGTCGAGTTCAAGCGCGACGCGCGCGACGGCGAGCTGGTTCTCATGGAGGTCAACCCCCGCTTTTGGGGCTCGCTCGCGCTTTCGATCCACGCCGGCGTCGATTTCCCGTACCACTACTACCGGCTCGCGACGGACGACCCGATCGAGCGCGCGCCAAGCTACGAGACCGGCGTCGCCTCCCACGTCCTGCACGGCGAGTTGGTCTACCTCATGAGCCTGCTCGGGCAGGTGGACTCGCCCGGCGAGCGCCCGCCATTGGGTTCCGAACTCGTGGCGGTGGCCCGATCGCTCGCGAGCCAACCGAACTTCGATTACTGCTCGCTCGACGACCCGCGACCGTTCCTCGTCGATCTGAACCACACGGCACGGACGATGCTCGAACGAGTACGACGATCCTAA
- a CDS encoding FkbM family methyltransferase, whose amino-acid sequence MILLDRLRRAVRNPSLIGRFAKTKISETALLARRRRLGALASYAVAGVTGWSPYDRYLRRLARTGRTSVCSIDGLEMALDLTDDGLSRELFLYGTREQTTVERFERELRALRGEIDGPIRVLEIGANIGYFALIEARALGPRAEIHAFEPDSRNLPLLRENLARNGYSDRIRIDPAAIGPTTGRAVLERSSHSNRNRLASDGGRNYAKALSLTGETRTVDVWSVDDYLDENGIDPDSIAVVRMDVEGYETEILRGMESVLAASGPLVLFVELHPHLLSDAEYREFVTALEAAGFEPCDVISESITARPFDGSLGVERIEDLLGIDRSGYKLVAKRPAAR is encoded by the coding sequence ATGATCCTGCTCGACCGGCTACGGCGGGCGGTTCGCAACCCCTCGCTGATCGGGCGCTTCGCCAAGACGAAGATCAGCGAGACGGCGCTGCTCGCGCGCCGGCGGCGTCTCGGTGCGCTCGCGAGCTACGCCGTCGCCGGTGTGACCGGCTGGAGCCCCTACGACCGCTACCTGCGCCGTTTGGCCCGGACGGGCCGGACGTCGGTGTGTTCGATCGACGGCCTGGAGATGGCGCTCGATTTGACCGACGACGGGCTCTCCCGGGAGCTGTTCCTCTATGGTACCCGCGAACAGACCACGGTCGAGCGTTTCGAGCGCGAACTCCGGGCGCTTCGGGGCGAGATCGACGGCCCGATTCGTGTCCTCGAGATCGGGGCCAACATCGGCTACTTCGCGCTGATAGAAGCCCGCGCGCTGGGTCCACGCGCGGAGATCCACGCCTTCGAACCCGACTCGCGGAACCTGCCGCTGCTCCGCGAGAACCTCGCGCGCAACGGCTACTCCGATCGCATCCGCATTGATCCGGCCGCGATCGGTCCGACGACCGGACGAGCCGTCCTCGAACGCTCCTCGCACTCGAATCGCAACCGACTGGCGTCCGACGGGGGCCGGAACTACGCGAAAGCGCTCTCGCTGACCGGCGAGACCCGCACTGTCGACGTCTGGTCGGTCGACGACTACCTCGACGAGAACGGGATCGACCCCGACTCGATCGCCGTCGTCCGGATGGACGTCGAGGGCTACGAGACCGAGATCCTTCGGGGGATGGAGTCGGTGCTGGCCGCGAGCGGGCCGCTCGTGTTGTTCGTCGAACTCCATCCCCACCTGCTGAGCGACGCCGAATACCGCGAGTTCGTCACGGCCCTCGAGGCCGCCGGCTTCGAGCCCTGTGACGTGATCAGCGAGTCGATCACCGCCCGCCCGTTCGACGGCAGCCTCGGCGTCGAGCGCATCGAGGACCTCCTCGGGATCGACCGGAGCGGCTACAAACTCGTCGCCAAGCGACCCGCCGCCCGCTGA
- a CDS encoding DUF354 domain-containing protein — MPGSDDVESVITSSTTKAKESRPAALDGERVAWVDLASPSHPFFFEGLLSGLPELSVEPTFREKTETVALGRTAGFDGRVIGRDAGTPRLRKAGIVVRTAQLALGTPACDVSLSARNAMCVLASRCRGVPSIHFTDNDITAYADGLVAERLYNRIEASATHSVVPSAFRTEELTRWGITTDRIHTYDGYKEDLSVAGFEPDPRFPERLPVSEYLLIRPEALTAAYVDEREGTLVLDLLDGALARGYDVVYLPRGRGDERLARGYPDDRVYVPDAPLDGRELAWNARCVLTGSGTMAREAACMDKPAVSFFPGPLLSVDRQLREEGRLYHSREPDAILEYMDSLDDRDARPDRERSVAVRDEVARLTAALIEEL, encoded by the coding sequence ATGCCCGGCTCAGACGACGTGGAAAGCGTGATTACTTCATCCACCACCAAAGCGAAGGAATCGCGCCCCGCAGCGCTCGACGGCGAGCGCGTCGCGTGGGTCGACCTCGCGAGCCCCTCGCATCCCTTCTTCTTCGAGGGACTACTCTCGGGGCTCCCCGAACTCTCGGTCGAGCCGACGTTTCGGGAGAAGACCGAGACCGTCGCGCTGGGTCGGACGGCCGGCTTCGACGGCCGGGTGATCGGCCGGGACGCCGGGACGCCGCGGCTCCGGAAGGCCGGGATCGTCGTTCGGACGGCCCAGCTCGCGCTCGGGACGCCCGCGTGTGACGTCTCGTTGTCGGCGCGCAACGCGATGTGCGTACTGGCCTCGCGCTGTCGGGGGGTGCCCTCGATCCATTTCACCGACAACGACATCACGGCCTACGCCGACGGGCTGGTCGCAGAACGCCTCTACAACCGGATCGAAGCCAGCGCGACCCACAGCGTCGTCCCCAGCGCCTTCCGGACCGAGGAGCTGACCCGCTGGGGAATCACCACCGATCGGATCCACACCTACGACGGCTACAAGGAGGACCTCTCGGTCGCGGGCTTCGAGCCCGATCCCCGGTTCCCCGAGCGTCTGCCCGTCTCGGAGTATCTCCTGATCAGGCCCGAGGCCCTGACGGCGGCCTACGTCGACGAACGCGAGGGCACGCTCGTGTTGGACCTGCTCGACGGGGCACTCGCGCGCGGGTACGACGTGGTCTACCTCCCGCGGGGCCGGGGCGACGAGCGCCTCGCGCGGGGCTACCCCGACGACCGGGTGTACGTGCCCGACGCGCCCCTCGACGGGCGCGAACTGGCGTGGAACGCCCGCTGCGTGCTCACGGGCTCGGGGACGATGGCTCGAGAGGCCGCCTGCATGGACAAGCCCGCGGTCTCCTTTTTCCCGGGACCGTTGCTCTCCGTCGATCGTCAGCTCCGCGAGGAAGGGCGACTCTATCACTCGCGCGAGCCCGACGCGATCCTCGAGTACATGGACTCGCTCGACGACCGGGACGCGCGGCCGGATCGCGAACGCTCGGTCGCCGTGCGCGACGAGGTCGCGCGACTCACCGCGGCCCTGATCGAGGAACTATGA